GGTGCCTCATGATGACCCGGGAGATGTCTTCTTGCCTGTTGCCTTTCGGAACCTCGCGAAAGCCTCCCAGCGGCTAGCCCGCTGGCGACATGCCTCGACCCTGATCGTATCGGGCCTGGCCGGTGTGGCGCTCCTGCTGTGCCTTACCCTGGAGGAGCCGCACTGGCTTCAGATCGGCGCGATCGCGTTGTTGTGTCTGGCGTTGTATGCCTGCCTGCGGCGCCTGTGGCTGGTCGATGCGGCCGCCGCCTCGGGGGCGGGTGCCCTCGAGCGCGTCCAGCGGCATTACTCCGAGAGTGAGCAGCGCTTTCGGGCGTTGCTTGAAAGCCTGCCCAAGGTGGCGGTGCAGGGCTATGATCGCGATCGTCGGGTCATCTACTGGAATTCGGCCAGCACCGAGCTGTACGGGTATCAGGCCCACGAGGCGCAAGGCGAGCTGCTCGAAGACCTGATCATTCCGCCCGAGATGCGCACTGGCGTGATCGAGGCACATCGCGCCTGGGTGCAGGAAGGGGTCGAGATTCCCGCCTCGGAGCTCGAGCTCAAGCGCAAGGGGGGAGAGACGGTGGCGGTCTTTTCCCACCACGTCATGCTCGGCGAGCACACCGCCGAGCCGCTGATGTTCTGCGTCGATGTCGATCTGTCGGTTCAAAAGCAGGCGCGTCGTGATCTGGACTTCATTACCCGCTTCGACGCCTTGACCATGCTCCCCAACCGGCCGACTTACGAGTCGCAGCTCGACGAGGGCCTGCGCCATGCTCGTCGCATGGGCGAGATGGTGGCCGTGGCCTTCGTCGATATTTCAGGCTTCGCCGAAATCAACGATGCCGAGGGCTATGAGCAGGGCGATAGGCTGCTGGTGGAAGTCGCGCATCGGTTGCGGGGCTGTCAGCGAGGCTCGGACCTGCTGGCCCGCTTCGGAGCCGATGAATTCGTGATGGCGTTTCCGCATCTTCGCTCCGAGAGCGATGCCCTGACCTTGGTCGATAAGCTGCTCTCGGCCTTCCACGAGCCCTTCGATATGGGCCTGGGGCAGGTGCACATCAACCTGAAGATTGGGGTCAGTCTCTATCCGGACAATGGCCAGAATGCCCGGGAGCTGATTCAGAATGCCGATGTGGCCAAGAACCGGGCCAAGCTCGCCTCCCACCAGGCCTACTGGTTCTTCGATCAAGGCCTGCACGATGAACTGATCCACGAGTACCGCATGGCCGAGCGGCTGCAGCGCGCCCTGCGTGACGGGGAGCTTTGCCTGCATTACCAGCCACAGGTGGCAGCCAGCAGCGGTCGGGTGGAGAACCTCGAGGCGCTGATTCGCTGGTTCCCGAGCGAAGGCGGCAGTGTCTCCCCCGGCGAGTTCATTCCGGTGGCGGAGCGCTCCAATCTGATCCATCGCATCGGCGAATGGGTGATCCGCGAGGCCTGCCGCCAGCAGGCCGAATGGAAGGCCGAGGGCCTCGGGGATTGTCGTATCGATATCAACCTGTCCGGCAAGCAGGTGATCCAGCATGATGTCTTCGCCATTCTCGAGGCCTGCATGAAGGAGTTTGGCCTCACGGTGCGGGATATCGGCATCGAGCTCACCGAGAATGTGCTGATCAAGGCCGATCAGCGTGTGCTGCATACGCTGCGCCGCCTCTATCACCAGGGCATGAAGATCGCCATCGACGATTTCGGCACCGGCTATTCGTCCCTGAGCTACCTGAAGCAATTCCCGATCACGGCACTGAAGATCGACCGCAGCTTCGTGCGGGATGCCCCGGACGAGCCCAGCGATCGGGCGATCATGGCGGCAATGGTCTTCATCGGCCACCAGCTGGGCCTCGAGGTGGTCGCCGAGGGGGTCGAGACCGAGGAGCAGCTCGAGCTGATCCGCGAGTTCGGCTGCGACTTGGTGCAGGGCTATTACTACTTCAGGCCGATGGGCGCCGAGGATATCGGGCGCCTGCAAGGCTCCCTGATGGCCCTGCGCGGACAGCTTCCTCACCGCTGATCGAAAGGTGGATCCGAGCCTGCGCGACGGCAACGGGGCGCGTACAATATCGCCCCTTTAGCACCGTCCTCTGGAGGCAATGTGCCGGTATCGGATGCCATGAACGAATCTCTGGGGCGCCGGCTATGGCGCCAGACCTGGCCGATGGCCATCGGCGTGATGGCCCTACTAGGCTTTCAGCTCGTCGATAGTGCCTTCATCGCTCGCCTGGGCACGGCCCCCCTCGCGGCCCAGACGTTTACCTTCCCGCTGTCCTTTCTGATCATTGGTGTCCAGGTCGGCATGGGGATTGCCATCGCCGCTCAGCTGTCCCGGGTGTTGGGGGCGGGAGAGGACGCACGCGCCAGGCGCCTGGGCAGCCTGGTGCTGGGCGTGGCCAGCGCCGTCATCGCCGCCCTGGCCCTGCTGCTGTGGGCCTGGCAGGCGACGCTTTTCCCCCTGCTCGGGGCAGAGCCGGGCAGCCTGGGCCTGATTCGTGCCTACTGGGGACCTCAGCTGCTCTCTGCCTGGCTGGGGGCGCTGGTGTATTTCGGCTATAGCCTGTTCCGTGCCCATGGCGATACCCGCTTGCCGGGCAAGCTGATGGTGGTCACCAGTCTGATCAATTTGGTGCTCGATCCGCTGTTGATCTTCGGGGTCGGTGACTGGCAAGGGTTGGGCCTGCCCGGTGCTGCCTGGGCCACGGTGTTGGCCTTCAGCGCGGGGCTGGCCTTGCTGTCGGGGCGGCTGGTCCGCCGGGACTGGTTGGCCCGCCGGGGGCTCTGGTCGGAGGCGCGACGCTCGGCGGCCGGCTTCGCCGGGATCGCTGCCCCGGCCATGGTCAGCCAGCTGATGCCGCCATTGGCGGCGATGCTCTCCACCCGCATCGTGGCGACCCTCGGGGAGACCAGCGTCGCGGCCTGGGGGCTCGCCAGTCGCCTGGAGACGGTATCGCTGATGCTGGTGCTGGCGCTGACCATGTCCCTGCCGCCCTGGCTGGGCCGCTGCCATGGCGCCGGCGATGGCGATACCATTCGTCGCCTGATGCGCCTGGCGGCTCGGGTGATCATCGGCTGGCAGCTGGCGCTGGGCATTGTGCTGGCCGTGGCCGCCCCCTGGCTGGCGCTCCTGCTGTCGGGCAACCCTGAAGTCCGCGATGAACTGGCGCTGCTGATTCGCTTCCTGCTGCCGAGCTATGCCTTGCTTGGCCTGTGCATGGTGGTGGTATCGGCCGGCAATGCGCTGGGCTGGCCGCTGGGCGCGATGCTGATGTCGGGGGTTCGCCTGTTCGTCTGCTATCTGCCCTGCCTGTGGCTGGGCAGCCAGCTCGCCGGGATGACGGGGCTCGCCTTGGGGGCGGCGGTCGGCAATGGTCTGGCCGGCGCGCTCGCCTGGGGGCTGTATCGTCGCCGACGCCCGGCGCTCGCTTATCCGAAGAGATAACACCTGTCTTTGGTCGATATTTAGATTTTAACGCTAGCTTTTGGCCATGTTTTTGGTTCTTGCTGTTGTTTAATTCTTTATATTCAGAATATTTCTCTTAACCGTCTCCCTTATACTCATGGCTTACCGTCGGCGCCGCCGGCGGCCGAGCATTCCAGGACAGCAACAAGAAGGGGAGAAGCAATGAAGGTCGTCGTACTCGGCAGCGGAGTGGTGGGCGTGACCAGCGCGTATTACCTGGCGCGTCAGGGCCACGAGGTCACGGTCATCGACCGTCAGGACGCCCCGGCCATGGAGACCAGCTACGGCAATGCCGGTCAGGTCTCGTTCGGCTTCTCCTCCCCCTGGGCGGCCCCCGGGATTCCCCAGAAAGCCATGAAGTGGATGTTCCAGGAGCATGCGCCGCTCAAGATTCAGCCCAAGCCGGACCCCACCATGGCGCGCTTCATGATGCAGATGTTCAACAACTGCACCGCCGAGCGCTATGCGATCAACAAGGAGCGCATGGTGCGTGTCGCCGAGTACAGCCGGGGCTGCATCAATGCACTGCGTGAGGACACCGGGATCCGCTACGAGGATCGCCAGCAGGGTCTGATGCAGCTGTTCCGTTACGACAGCCAGGTCGAGGCGGTAGCCAAGGACATGAAGGTGCTGGAGCAGTGCGGCGTGCGCCACCGGCTGCTCGACGCCGAGCAGATCAAGGACGTCGAGCCGGCGCTGGCCCGGGTGTCGGGCAAATTCGTGGGCGGTCTTCACCTGCCCGACGACCAGACCGGCGACTGCCATCTCTTCACCAACCGCCTGGCCGACTACTGCCGCGAGAAGCTCGGCGTTTCGTTCCGCTTCGGGGTGACCATCGAGCGCCTGAAGCGCAGTGCCGGGCGCATCGAATCGGTGGTGACCAGCGAGGGCGAGATCAGCGCCGATGCCTATGTGGTGTGCATGGGCAGCTTCTCCAAGTTCCTGGTCAAGGACCTGGATATCCGCCTGCCGATCTACCCGGTCAAGGGTTACAGCCTGACCGTGCCGGTCATCGACGATGGCGGCGCGCCGCAGTCCACGGTGATGGACGAGAGCTACAAGGTGGCGATCTCGCGCTTCGATGATCGTATCCGGGTGGGCGGCACCGCGGAGCTCGCCTCCTATGACATGAGCCTGCTCGAGAAGCGTCGCGCCACCATCAGCATGGTGGTGAAGGATGTGTTCCCGGAGGGCGGCGATGTCGAGCGGGCCGAATTCTGGACCGGCCTGCGTCCGATGACCCCGGATTCCACGCCGATCATCGGTGCCACCAAGTACGATAACCTGTGGCTGAACACCGGCCATGGCACCCTGGGCTGGACCATGAGCTGTGGCAGCGCCCATTTGCTGGCCGATCTGATGGATGGCCGCAAGCCGGAGATCGACCCGAAGGATCTGGACGTGTCCCGCTACGCGAGCTGAGCGAGCCCGAGCCCGCGATCGACGCCCCTTCTGCCACCGGTAGGAGGGGCGTCTGTGTTTAGATGCAATGTAAGTGACTGATCAAAAAGACGTTTAAGCATACTCCTGAGGACTGTTGGCAATCGGCAACAGAGCCTCGCGGAAGACGCGGCGCAGGGAGCCTACCGATGTCGCGCCAGTCTTATTCAACTTTCTAATATTGATGGCTTTTCAGTTTTTTGGCGCCCTTTTCGCCTCCGTGCGGGTGAGGCATCGGCAGGATCGCCAAGCCACGGCCCAGGGAAGGGCCACGGCAAGTATCGGTGTGTCCGCCGGTGATGCCGCGGCTGAGGTCAAGGGCAGCCTGGGTGGCGAAGCCGCCGGTCAGGCCGATGTCGCTAGCCAGACCGAGACCAGCGGCAGCGTGTCCATCAACTAAACCTGGAAAGCCAGGCGCAGCATGACGCCGGCCGCGCGGTTCGGCGTGAGATAGTACAAGGGGCGAGGGCCGTGATGGCACTCGCCCCTTGCTGTGTGCGTTGGTTGCATGTCGTTGCACCGTGGTGGCCAGGCTGCAACGCAAGGCGCCCGGCAAAAGCCGGGCGCCAAGGGGTATCGTCTTCCCGGAGACTCAGTTGACCGCAGCAAAGGCCTTGGCCAGGTAGGGCAGGTTCTCGTCGGAGAAGCCGGCCACGTTGGCGCGGCCGGAGCGCACCATGTAGATGCCGAACTCGTCACGCAGGCGGTCGACCTGCTCCGGGCTGAGGCCGGTGTAGGAGAACATGCCGCGCTGCTCGCCGACACAGGCGAACTTGTCGGCCAGGTCATAGGGCTTCAGGGCCTCGACGAAGTCGCGACGCAGGCCGTTGATGCGATCGCGCATCTCCGTCAGTTCCTCGCGCCACACCGCAGCGAGCTCCGCCGATTCGAGGATCTCGGTGACGATGGCACCCCCGTGGGCGGGCGGGTTGGAGTAGTTCTCGCGGGCCACGATGGCGACCTGCGAACGCACGTTCTCCATCTGTTCCTGGTTCTTGGCGATCACCACCAGGGCGCCGGTGCGCTCACGATAAATACCGAAGTTCTTGGAGCAGGAGCTGGTGATCAGCACCTCATCCAGGCTTTCGGCCAGCAGGCGTGCGCCATAGGCGTCTTCCTCGAGGCCTTCGCCGAAACCTTGATAGGCGAAGTCGATCAGCGGCAGCAGCTCGCGCTCCTGGACCACCTCCAGCACTTGTTGCCACTGCGCGCGGGACAGGTCGAAGCCGGACGGGTTGTGACAGCAGGCGTGCAGTACCACCACGTCGCCAACCGGAATCTCCTTCAGCGCCGCCAGCATACCCGGGAAGTCCAGGCGGTTATCGGCATCGACGTAGGGGTACTTGCCAAGCTTCAGCCCGGCGGCCTGGAAGATGCCCAGGTGGTTCGGCCAGGTGGGGTCGCTGACCCAGATGCCACGGCCGGGCAGCTGGGTGTGGATGAAGTCCGCGGCCAGGCGCAGGGCCCCGGTGCCGCCGGGCGACTGGGTCGCGCTAGCGCGGTTGGCCGCCAGTACCGGCGATTCCTCGCCCAGCAGCATGGGCAGGATCACCTTGCCGTAGCGCGGATCACCGTGAGAGCCGATGTAGCTCTTGGTGGTCTCGTTCTTCAGCAGCAGGGCCTCGGCCTCCTTGACGGCCCGCATCACCGGGGTCGTGCCGGCGGCATCCCGGTAGACCCCGACCCCCAGGTCGACCTTCTGGGGGTTAGTGTCATTGTTGAAGGCTTCGATCAACCCGAGGATCGCGTCCCCGGGCACCCGCTGAATCTGCTCGAACATTTTAGGCTGCAACCTCGTCGGTTCTGGCGGCTAGGATGAAATCGTTCTTGTGCAGGCCCTTCATTTCATGTGACCACCAGGTCACGGTGACCTTGCCCCATTCGGTGAGAAGCGCGGGATGATGACCGGCTTCCTCGGCAATCTCACCGACCCGGTTGGTGAAGGCGAGGGCCTGCTTGAAATTGCGGAACTTGAAGACACGTTCCAGTTGCATGATGCCATCGCGCTCGATGATCTGCCACTCGGGAATCTGCTGGCCAAGTGCCTCGATCTCGCTCTCGGTGACGTGGGGGGCGTCCCAGCTGCAGGCTTCGCACTGCTGTTCGGAAAGATCGCTCATGGGAATATCCTCGATGGTTGGGTGATCATGATGGACTGTGACGGGGTGTCTGTGTGGCAAGCCTTCAGGCGCCAACGGCCTGCGGCTTGGGCGGAAACTTGGGTGCATGCAGGCCCAGTGTCATGGCGCGATGCACCAGCGCCATGATGTCCTGCCGGGACAGGTCATGCAGGGCCTCGAGATCGTCAAGCACGTAATAGAGCGGTTGCAGGATATCGATGCGATAGGGCGTGCGTAGCGCCTCCAGGGCATCGAAGGCGTGATGTTCGGGTGCGTCGGACAGGGCGTGAACCGTCTCCTTGGGCGAGGAGATGATGCCGCCGCCGTAGATGCGCCGGCCCTGTGGGGTATCCACCAGACCGAACTCCACGGTCATCCAGTAGAGTCTCGCCAGGTAGACCCGCTCCTTGGGGCTGGCGGCCAGGCCAAGCTTGCCGTAGGTCGCCGTGAAGTCGGCGAAGGCGGGATTGGTCAGCATCGGGCAGTGGCCGAAGATCTCGTGGAAGATATCCGGTTCCTGGAGGTAGTCGAGTTCCTCCGGGGTGCGAATGAAGGTGGCAACCGGGAAGCGGCGATGAGCGAGCAGCTCGAAGAAGGTGTCGAAGGGAATCAGCGCCGGTACCTGGGCGGTCTGCCAGCCAGTGGTGGCCTCTAGCACCCGATCGACCTCGGCGAGCTGGGGAATGCGGGTCTCGGGCAGGGCGAGGCGCTCCATGCCGTCGAGGTACTCCTGGCACACACGCCCCTCGAGGATCGGCAGCTGGCGCTGCATCAGGGTCTGCCAGGTGGCGTGTTCCTGATCACTGTAAGCGATGTGGCCGTTGGCATCGGGCTGTCGCGCCTGATACTTGCTCGGCTTTGCGGCGATCGGTTGGGTCTGCGTGGCCATGCGGCAGTCTCCGGTTGGCGGTCTCTTGTTATTGGTTGTCGCATCGAGCGTCGCGAGGGGCACCGCGGTGTCTTGCACTCGAAGTGTGATCTCAGTCTATGAGAGCCATGGCCGGGGAGAAGTCACCTAGGCCACGTATGGACGCCGGAGCAGGGCAGAAAGCGTCACGAAAAGTTGACGATTGCTCGCCTCAGGCGGCGCGACATCATGTTTTCCATTGGTTTCTGGCCTTGAGACGACCCTTGCGTCACGTTAACTTGACAGTCGAGTCACGCCGTCTTGACGCCTGTGATGTCGGATGGTGCCGTGTCGTGCCTCAGGCTTCACCGAGACGTCTGACAGAAGCTTGGTAGCGGGACCCGTTGCCGAGGCTCTTTTGCGAGGCTTTTACCGAGTCTCTTTGCTTGGACTCACTACCGGGATTCTCTACCAGGACTCTCTACCAGAACTCTTCATCGAGAGATCGCCATGCGCCTGAAATTTCACTGTCAGAACCGGATCGGCATCCTGCGGGACATCGTCTCTCACTTCGCCGATTACGGCGTCAATGTGGCCCATGGTGAGGTGGGGGGCGATCACGGCAACACCATCTACCTGCACCTGCCGCAGCTGCTCAATGCCCAGCTGGCTTCGCTCAGGCCGACGCTCGAGACCATCCCCGGAGTCTTCGGCGTCAAGCGTGTCAGCCTGATGCCCAGCGAACGGCGTCACCTGGAGCTGGATGCGCTGCTGTCCTCGTTATCCGAGCCGGTGATGTCGATCGACATGGAGGGCCGCGTGGTGGCCGCCAACCGGGCCGCCGGCCAGATGCTGGGCGTTCGGGTCGACGAGGTGCCGGGGCTGTCGCTGGATCGCTATCTGCCGGATCTCGACTTGCCGGATCTGATTCGGCGCAACAATGCCCGGGTCAATGGCCTGCGGCTCAAGCTCAAGGGCGCCACCTACCTGGCCGATATCGCCCCGCTGCACCGGGAACAGCACGACGACGTGGCGTCGCTGGCCGGGGCGGTGGTGACCCTGCACCGGGCCGATCGCATCGGGGAACGCATCTATCAGGTCCAGCGCCAGGAGTTGCGCGGTTTCGAGGCGATCTTCCAGTCGAGTCCGCGGCTCGCGACCCTGATCCGCGAGGCACGACGCATGGCACCGCTGGATGCGCCCCTGCTGATCGAGGGCGAGACCGGCACCGGCAAGGAGCTGCTGGCCCGGGCCTGCCACCTGGCCAGCGCCCGCGGCCAGGCCCCGTTCATGGCGCTGAACTGTGCGGGGCTGCCCGAGTCGATGGCCGAGACCGAGCTCTTCGGCTATGCCTCGGGCGCCTTCGAGGGCGCTCGCCCGGAGGGCAAGCTGGGGCTCTTGGAGCTGACGGCCGGTGGGACCATCTTCCTGGATGAGGTCGGCGAGATGAGCCCGCGGTTGCAGGTCAAGCTGCTGCGCTTCCTGCAAGACGGCGGTTTTCGCCGGGTCGGCAGCGACGAGGAGACCTATCTCGATGTGCGGGTGATCTGCGCCACCCAGCAGGATCTGCCCGCCCTGTGTGCCGCCGGCCTGTTCCGCCAGGACCTGTACCATCGCCTCAACGTGCTCTCGGTCAAGGTGCCGCCGCTGCGAGACTGCCTCGATGGCATCGAGGAGCTGGCGGCGCACTTTCTCGACCGCGCCGCGCGCCAGATTGGCTGCCCGCTGCCGGTGCTCTCGCCGGCGGCGCAGGCAAGGCTTGCGAGCTATCACTGGCCCGGCAACGTGCGCCAGCTCGAGAACGTGCTCTTCCAGGCGGTCTCGCTGTGTGAGGGCGGTACCATCACGCCGGCCCACCTGCGCCTGCCCGACGTGGGCCAGGCCCCGGGACTCGCCGGCGTCGATCTGGAGGGCTCGCTCGGTGAGATCATGGGCGACGTCGAGAAGCGCGTGCTCGCCGCGCTGTATCCGCAGCACCCCTCGAGCCGTCAGCTGGCGCGCCGGCTGGGGGTGTCCCATACCACCATCGCCAACAAGCTGAAGCGCTACGGCCTCGGCGACGAGGCCGAGTAAATGGCGAGCCAGCTGCCCCTTGGCCTGAAGCTCGGCTTTACCGCCTGGGTGCTGATATGGGCGCCGAGCTATTGGGTGCTGCTGGGGCCGGACAACTTCCTGTGGCTGTGCGATCTGGCCAGCCTGCTGCTGTGGCTGGGGCTGCTCATTGAGAGCCGCCGACTGGTGTCGATGCAGCTGCTGGCGGTGACGCTGGTGGGGGCGCTGTGGACGCTGGATGTGGCGGTCGCCGCGCTGATCGGGATGCACCCGATCGGCGGCACCGAGTACATGTTCGACTCCGCCTCCCCGGCTCTGGTACGGGGGCTCTCCCTCTTTCACCTGTGGCTGCCCGTCGTGGCTGGCTACGCGGTCTGGCGCCTGGGCTATGACCA
The genomic region above belongs to Halomonas sp. YLGW01 and contains:
- a CDS encoding sigma-54-dependent transcriptional regulator, with product MRLKFHCQNRIGILRDIVSHFADYGVNVAHGEVGGDHGNTIYLHLPQLLNAQLASLRPTLETIPGVFGVKRVSLMPSERRHLELDALLSSLSEPVMSIDMEGRVVAANRAAGQMLGVRVDEVPGLSLDRYLPDLDLPDLIRRNNARVNGLRLKLKGATYLADIAPLHREQHDDVASLAGAVVTLHRADRIGERIYQVQRQELRGFEAIFQSSPRLATLIREARRMAPLDAPLLIEGETGTGKELLARACHLASARGQAPFMALNCAGLPESMAETELFGYASGAFEGARPEGKLGLLELTAGGTIFLDEVGEMSPRLQVKLLRFLQDGGFRRVGSDEETYLDVRVICATQQDLPALCAAGLFRQDLYHRLNVLSVKVPPLRDCLDGIEELAAHFLDRAARQIGCPLPVLSPAAQARLASYHWPGNVRQLENVLFQAVSLCEGGTITPAHLRLPDVGQAPGLAGVDLEGSLGEIMGDVEKRVLAALYPQHPSSRQLARRLGVSHTTIANKLKRYGLGDEAE
- a CDS encoding 4a-hydroxytetrahydrobiopterin dehydratase, which produces MSDLSEQQCEACSWDAPHVTESEIEALGQQIPEWQIIERDGIMQLERVFKFRNFKQALAFTNRVGEIAEEAGHHPALLTEWGKVTVTWWSHEMKGLHKNDFILAARTDEVAA
- a CDS encoding EAL domain-containing protein; the protein is MPVAFRNLAKASQRLARWRHASTLIVSGLAGVALLLCLTLEEPHWLQIGAIALLCLALYACLRRLWLVDAAAASGAGALERVQRHYSESEQRFRALLESLPKVAVQGYDRDRRVIYWNSASTELYGYQAHEAQGELLEDLIIPPEMRTGVIEAHRAWVQEGVEIPASELELKRKGGETVAVFSHHVMLGEHTAEPLMFCVDVDLSVQKQARRDLDFITRFDALTMLPNRPTYESQLDEGLRHARRMGEMVAVAFVDISGFAEINDAEGYEQGDRLLVEVAHRLRGCQRGSDLLARFGADEFVMAFPHLRSESDALTLVDKLLSAFHEPFDMGLGQVHINLKIGVSLYPDNGQNARELIQNADVAKNRAKLASHQAYWFFDQGLHDELIHEYRMAERLQRALRDGELCLHYQPQVAASSGRVENLEALIRWFPSEGGSVSPGEFIPVAERSNLIHRIGEWVIREACRQQAEWKAEGLGDCRIDINLSGKQVIQHDVFAILEACMKEFGLTVRDIGIELTENVLIKADQRVLHTLRRLYHQGMKIAIDDFGTGYSSLSYLKQFPITALKIDRSFVRDAPDEPSDRAIMAAMVFIGHQLGLEVVAEGVETEEQLELIREFGCDLVQGYYYFRPMGAEDIGRLQGSLMALRGQLPHR
- a CDS encoding MATE family efflux transporter; amino-acid sequence: MNESLGRRLWRQTWPMAIGVMALLGFQLVDSAFIARLGTAPLAAQTFTFPLSFLIIGVQVGMGIAIAAQLSRVLGAGEDARARRLGSLVLGVASAVIAALALLLWAWQATLFPLLGAEPGSLGLIRAYWGPQLLSAWLGALVYFGYSLFRAHGDTRLPGKLMVVTSLINLVLDPLLIFGVGDWQGLGLPGAAWATVLAFSAGLALLSGRLVRRDWLARRGLWSEARRSAAGFAGIAAPAMVSQLMPPLAAMLSTRIVATLGETSVAAWGLASRLETVSLMLVLALTMSLPPWLGRCHGAGDGDTIRRLMRLAARVIIGWQLALGIVLAVAAPWLALLLSGNPEVRDELALLIRFLLPSYALLGLCMVVVSAGNALGWPLGAMLMSGVRLFVCYLPCLWLGSQLAGMTGLALGAAVGNGLAGALAWGLYRRRRPALAYPKR
- a CDS encoding amino acid aminotransferase is translated as MFEQIQRVPGDAILGLIEAFNNDTNPQKVDLGVGVYRDAAGTTPVMRAVKEAEALLLKNETTKSYIGSHGDPRYGKVILPMLLGEESPVLAANRASATQSPGGTGALRLAADFIHTQLPGRGIWVSDPTWPNHLGIFQAAGLKLGKYPYVDADNRLDFPGMLAALKEIPVGDVVVLHACCHNPSGFDLSRAQWQQVLEVVQERELLPLIDFAYQGFGEGLEEDAYGARLLAESLDEVLITSSCSKNFGIYRERTGALVVIAKNQEQMENVRSQVAIVARENYSNPPAHGGAIVTEILESAELAAVWREELTEMRDRINGLRRDFVEALKPYDLADKFACVGEQRGMFSYTGLSPEQVDRLRDEFGIYMVRSGRANVAGFSDENLPYLAKAFAAVN
- a CDS encoding D-amino acid dehydrogenase; amino-acid sequence: MKVVVLGSGVVGVTSAYYLARQGHEVTVIDRQDAPAMETSYGNAGQVSFGFSSPWAAPGIPQKAMKWMFQEHAPLKIQPKPDPTMARFMMQMFNNCTAERYAINKERMVRVAEYSRGCINALREDTGIRYEDRQQGLMQLFRYDSQVEAVAKDMKVLEQCGVRHRLLDAEQIKDVEPALARVSGKFVGGLHLPDDQTGDCHLFTNRLADYCREKLGVSFRFGVTIERLKRSAGRIESVVTSEGEISADAYVVCMGSFSKFLVKDLDIRLPIYPVKGYSLTVPVIDDGGAPQSTVMDESYKVAISRFDDRIRVGGTAELASYDMSLLEKRRATISMVVKDVFPEGGDVERAEFWTGLRPMTPDSTPIIGATKYDNLWLNTGHGTLGWTMSCGSAHLLADLMDGRKPEIDPKDLDVSRYAS
- the phhA gene encoding phenylalanine 4-monooxygenase; the protein is MQDTAVPLATLDATTNNKRPPTGDCRMATQTQPIAAKPSKYQARQPDANGHIAYSDQEHATWQTLMQRQLPILEGRVCQEYLDGMERLALPETRIPQLAEVDRVLEATTGWQTAQVPALIPFDTFFELLAHRRFPVATFIRTPEELDYLQEPDIFHEIFGHCPMLTNPAFADFTATYGKLGLAASPKERVYLARLYWMTVEFGLVDTPQGRRIYGGGIISSPKETVHALSDAPEHHAFDALEALRTPYRIDILQPLYYVLDDLEALHDLSRQDIMALVHRAMTLGLHAPKFPPKPQAVGA